One stretch of Halobacillus litoralis DNA includes these proteins:
- the clpC gene encoding ATP-dependent protease ATP-binding subunit ClpC yields the protein MMFGRFTERAQKVLALAQEEAVRLGHNNIGTEHILLGLVSEGEGIAAKALTALGLESSKIQQEVEKLIGKGEKVSQTIHYTPRAKKVIELSMDEARKLGHSYVGTEHILLGLIREGEGVAARVLNNLGVSLNKARQQVLQLLGNNESTGGQNRRGGGSGAQAANANTPTLDSLARDLTAIAKEGNIDPVIGRSKEIERVIQVLSRRTKNNPVLVGEPGVGKTAIAEGLAQQIMNNEVPEILRDKRVMTLDMGTVVAGTKYRGEFEDRLKKVMEEIRQAGNIILFIDELHTLIGAGGAEGAIDASNILKPSLARGELQCIGATTLDEYRKYIEKDAALERRFQPIQVDEPNLDESIQILQGLRDRYEAHHRVTITDDSIESAVRFSDRYITDRFLPDKAIDLIDEAASKVRLRSYTAPPNLKELEQKLEEVRKEKDAAVQSHEFEKAASLRDSEQRLRDELEQTKDEWKEKQGHEDSEVTVEDIASVVSTWTGVPVSKMTKDESERLLHLEDTLHNRVIGQEEAVKAISKAIRRARAGLKDPKRPIGSFIFLGPTGVGKTELARALAESMFGEEDAMIRIDMSEYMEKHSTSRLVGSPPGYVGYDEGGQLTEKVRNKPYSVVLLDEIEKAHPEVFNILLQVLEDGRLTDSKGRVVDFRNTVLIMTSNVGAQELKQNKYVGFSMGDTDQDYKDMKSKVTDALKKAFRPEFLNRIDETIVFHSLERKHMKDIVTLMVEELRKRLKEQEIDFVLSDAAIQHIAESGFDPEYGARPLRRSIQKNVEDLLSEELLKENIAKGQSVKIDLDDDKNFVVHTQQESTN from the coding sequence ATGATGTTTGGGCGATTTACAGAAAGAGCACAAAAAGTATTGGCGCTGGCACAGGAAGAAGCTGTTCGATTAGGTCACAATAACATTGGCACAGAGCATATCCTTTTAGGCTTAGTCAGTGAAGGAGAAGGTATTGCTGCTAAGGCTCTGACTGCATTAGGGCTTGAGTCTTCAAAAATTCAGCAAGAAGTAGAGAAACTAATCGGTAAGGGAGAGAAAGTTTCCCAAACGATTCATTATACGCCTCGTGCGAAAAAAGTCATTGAGCTTTCCATGGATGAAGCTCGTAAACTTGGACACTCTTATGTGGGAACAGAACATATTCTTCTTGGATTGATCCGTGAGGGAGAAGGCGTGGCTGCCCGTGTACTGAATAATTTGGGTGTCAGCTTGAACAAAGCCCGTCAACAAGTTTTACAACTCCTTGGAAACAATGAGTCCACAGGGGGGCAAAATCGCCGTGGAGGCGGCTCAGGTGCTCAGGCGGCGAATGCGAATACACCGACCCTCGATTCACTTGCCCGAGACCTTACAGCGATTGCGAAAGAGGGCAACATTGACCCTGTCATCGGTCGGAGTAAAGAAATTGAGCGTGTCATTCAAGTATTGAGCCGTCGTACAAAAAATAACCCAGTTCTTGTCGGTGAACCTGGTGTTGGTAAAACAGCCATCGCCGAAGGTCTGGCTCAGCAGATTATGAATAATGAAGTCCCTGAAATCCTTCGCGATAAGCGAGTGATGACCCTTGATATGGGTACTGTCGTTGCGGGTACCAAGTATCGCGGTGAATTTGAAGACCGTTTGAAAAAAGTGATGGAAGAGATTCGTCAGGCGGGGAACATCATCCTGTTCATTGACGAGCTTCACACGTTGATCGGTGCTGGTGGCGCAGAGGGTGCCATTGATGCATCCAATATTCTTAAACCGTCTCTTGCCCGTGGTGAATTGCAATGTATCGGTGCGACGACACTTGATGAGTACCGTAAATATATTGAAAAGGATGCGGCACTTGAGCGCAGATTCCAGCCTATTCAAGTGGATGAACCGAATCTTGATGAATCCATCCAAATCCTGCAAGGTCTTCGTGACCGTTATGAAGCACACCACCGTGTAACGATCACGGACGATTCAATCGAATCTGCCGTCCGTTTTTCTGATCGTTACATCACAGACCGCTTCTTACCGGATAAAGCGATTGACCTGATCGATGAGGCTGCATCCAAAGTTCGTCTTCGCTCCTATACAGCTCCACCGAACTTGAAAGAGTTAGAGCAGAAGCTAGAGGAAGTGCGAAAAGAGAAGGATGCCGCTGTCCAGAGCCATGAATTTGAAAAAGCAGCTTCCTTAAGAGACAGTGAACAGCGCTTGAGAGATGAGTTGGAACAAACGAAAGATGAGTGGAAAGAAAAACAAGGCCATGAAGATTCCGAAGTTACAGTCGAGGACATTGCTTCTGTCGTATCCACATGGACGGGAGTGCCTGTTTCCAAGATGACGAAAGATGAGAGTGAACGCCTTCTTCATCTTGAAGATACGCTTCACAACCGTGTGATCGGTCAGGAAGAAGCGGTCAAAGCGATTTCCAAAGCGATCCGCCGCGCCCGTGCCGGACTTAAAGATCCGAAACGTCCAATCGGTTCATTCATTTTCCTCGGACCAACAGGTGTCGGTAAAACAGAGCTTGCTCGTGCGTTAGCAGAAAGCATGTTCGGAGAAGAAGATGCGATGATTCGGATCGACATGTCCGAGTACATGGAAAAACACAGCACGTCCCGTCTTGTCGGTTCGCCTCCAGGTTACGTCGGTTATGATGAAGGCGGACAATTAACAGAGAAAGTACGCAACAAGCCATACTCTGTCGTCCTTCTTGATGAAATTGAAAAAGCGCACCCGGAAGTATTCAACATTTTACTCCAGGTTCTTGAAGATGGTCGTCTGACCGATTCTAAAGGGCGCGTCGTTGACTTCCGTAACACAGTGCTGATCATGACCTCCAACGTAGGAGCTCAAGAATTGAAGCAAAATAAATATGTTGGCTTCTCCATGGGTGATACGGATCAGGACTACAAAGACATGAAGTCTAAAGTTACGGATGCGTTGAAGAAAGCTTTCCGTCCGGAATTCTTGAACCGTATTGATGAAACAATCGTGTTCCACTCCCTGGAGAGAAAACACATGAAAGATATCGTAACCTTGATGGTCGAAGAACTGCGTAAACGTTTAAAAGAACAAGAGATCGACTTCGTCTTGTCTGATGCTGCTATTCAGCACATTGCAGAATCAGGGTTCGATCCAGAGTACGGAGCACGTCCATTGCGCCGTTCTATTCAGAAGAATGTTGAGGATCTGCTTTCTGAAGAACTCTTAAAAGAGAACATTGCTAAAGGGCAGAGTGTGAAAATCGATCTTGATGACGATAAAAACTTTGTCGTCCACACGCAGCAGGAGTCAACAAATTAA
- a CDS encoding protein arginine kinase, translated as MSLQQFMNEAISPWMKQEGPDSDIVLSSRIRLARNFSQHPFPIIASEETLNKVLEFFQEEFQKKSFRDYKDFELVQMKDLQPIEKRVLVEKHLISPHLAEKADKSASLISQNEQVSIMINEEDHIRIQLYFPSFQLDQALEQASQLDDWLEEKVDYAFDEKRGYLTACPTNVGTGMRASVMMHLPALSMTNQINRMTPAINQLGLVVRGIYGEGSEALGNIYQISNQITLGKSEEDIVEDLHSVVKQLIEQERKAREALMTRSSIQLEDRIFRSYGVLTNSRIIESKEAAKCLSDLRLGIDLGFIDHIPRTILNELMVLTQPGFLQQYANSTLSPDERDVRRASLIRERLQLENEE; from the coding sequence ATGTCTTTACAGCAATTCATGAATGAAGCAATCAGTCCATGGATGAAACAAGAGGGTCCGGACAGCGATATTGTACTCAGCAGCCGTATACGACTTGCTCGTAACTTTTCCCAGCATCCTTTTCCTATCATTGCTTCTGAAGAGACTTTGAATAAAGTATTGGAATTCTTCCAAGAAGAGTTCCAAAAGAAGTCTTTCAGAGATTATAAAGATTTTGAGCTGGTCCAAATGAAAGATTTACAGCCGATTGAAAAGAGAGTACTGGTAGAAAAACATTTGATCAGTCCACATTTGGCTGAAAAAGCGGATAAGTCGGCTTCTCTCATTTCACAAAATGAACAAGTATCAATCATGATTAATGAAGAGGACCACATTCGCATACAGTTATATTTCCCTAGCTTTCAGTTGGATCAAGCATTGGAACAAGCTAGTCAATTGGATGATTGGCTCGAAGAAAAAGTGGATTATGCTTTTGATGAGAAACGGGGGTATTTAACCGCCTGTCCGACCAATGTGGGTACGGGGATGAGAGCTTCTGTCATGATGCATTTACCCGCCCTGTCCATGACGAATCAAATCAACCGTATGACGCCGGCCATTAACCAGCTTGGTCTTGTTGTAAGAGGCATTTACGGGGAAGGCAGTGAAGCTCTGGGGAATATTTATCAAATATCTAATCAGATTACCCTTGGTAAATCAGAAGAGGATATTGTTGAAGATCTTCACAGTGTGGTAAAGCAGCTGATTGAACAGGAGAGGAAAGCAAGAGAGGCATTGATGACTCGTTCGAGTATTCAGTTGGAAGACCGTATCTTTCGTTCCTATGGTGTTTTGACCAATAGTCGAATCATAGAATCTAAGGAGGCCGCGAAATGCCTTTCTGATCTGAGATTGGGCATCGATTTAGGATTCATCGATCATATCCCGCGTACGATCTTAAATGAATTGATGGTTCTTACACAGCCCGGATTCTTGCAACAATACGCTAATTCTACTTTATCCCCTGATGAAAGGGATGTAAGAAGAGCATCTTTAATTCGCGAACGACTTCAATTAGAAAATGAAGAATAA
- a CDS encoding UvrB/UvrC motif-containing protein produces the protein MECQKCHQRPATVHLTQVINGQKSEVHVCEKCAKENGYMNYGEENFTLNDLLSGLFHSEGPSPLKGQSAHSYNQKPKLKCPNCGLSYEEFARIGKFGCADCYKTFDERLNPILRRVHSGNTRHDGKIPKREGGNLHLKKEMEEYKTNLRQLIEQEEFEEAAKVRDKIRSLESQLHHREDGDE, from the coding sequence ATGGAGTGTCAGAAATGTCATCAGCGTCCTGCTACCGTCCATTTGACGCAGGTGATTAATGGTCAAAAGTCAGAAGTCCATGTATGTGAAAAATGTGCGAAAGAAAATGGGTACATGAATTACGGGGAAGAGAACTTCACCTTGAATGATCTCCTTTCAGGTCTATTCCATTCCGAAGGACCTTCTCCTTTAAAAGGGCAGAGCGCTCACTCATATAATCAAAAACCGAAACTTAAATGTCCTAATTGCGGGCTCAGCTATGAAGAGTTTGCAAGGATCGGGAAGTTTGGTTGTGCGGACTGCTATAAAACGTTCGATGAACGTCTGAATCCCATTCTGCGCCGTGTTCACAGTGGGAACACCAGACATGATGGTAAGATTCCGAAACGTGAAGGTGGCAACTTGCACCTTAAAAAAGAGATGGAAGAATATAAAACTAATCTTCGACAATTAATTGAGCAGGAAGAATTCGAAGAGGCAGCGAAAGTTAGAGATAAGATCAGATCTTTAGAAAGTCAACTGCATCATAGGGAGGATGGTGATGAGTAA
- a CDS encoding CtsR family transcriptional regulator produces MRNISDVIEEYLKGILDENRHQAIEIKRSELAEKFDCVPSQINYVIKTRFTVEKGYIVESKRGGGGYIRISRIQHRKGSEMIEEVMELINPHVSQSKAIDVLERLVDYEIITDRESKLMASVIDRDVLAFSLPLRDEVRARIMTAMLFTLKYKC; encoded by the coding sequence ATGCGGAATATCTCTGATGTTATTGAAGAATATCTCAAGGGAATCTTAGATGAAAATCGGCACCAGGCGATTGAGATCAAGCGTAGTGAACTTGCCGAGAAATTTGATTGTGTACCTTCTCAAATCAATTATGTGATTAAGACACGTTTTACTGTGGAAAAAGGTTATATAGTGGAAAGTAAAAGAGGAGGAGGCGGATATATTCGTATCAGCCGAATCCAACACCGTAAAGGATCAGAAATGATTGAAGAGGTGATGGAGCTCATCAATCCCCATGTTTCCCAATCGAAAGCCATCGATGTGCTTGAGCGGTTGGTAGATTATGAGATCATCACTGATCGGGAAAGTAAACTGATGGCAAGTGTCATCGATCGCGACGTCCTTGCTTTTTCTTTACCACTTCGTGATGAAGTACGTGCGCGAATCATGACAGCCATGCTATTCACCCTTAAATATAAGTGTTGA
- a CDS encoding MgtC/SapB family protein has translation MNWSYFFHDDILLFIFRLFFALILSGLIGFEREVKNHSAGFRTHILVGVGACMMMLLSLYGFETFIDQYEHVRFDPARIPSYVISGIGFLGAGTIIVNGMTIRGLTTAASIWTVAGIGLVVGAGMYDVATVTTIFVLMSLVFLNKIEKEKFNGNRKNIYQLTIAKDAPVHKVLTVFEQMNPEIRKIDIVALDQTQKKVVVELNKGQRYNRSLLLERLSLMDGVEECGHQY, from the coding sequence TTGAACTGGTCATATTTTTTTCATGATGACATACTTTTATTTATATTCCGGTTATTTTTTGCACTTATTCTTTCAGGGTTGATTGGGTTTGAAAGGGAAGTGAAAAATCATTCGGCCGGCTTCCGGACCCATATCCTTGTGGGCGTCGGGGCTTGTATGATGATGCTCCTTTCTTTGTATGGTTTTGAAACGTTCATTGATCAATATGAACATGTCCGTTTCGACCCAGCTCGTATCCCATCCTACGTCATTAGTGGTATTGGGTTTTTAGGTGCAGGAACAATTATCGTCAATGGGATGACGATCAGAGGATTAACAACAGCAGCTTCCATATGGACGGTAGCAGGGATTGGTCTTGTCGTTGGTGCAGGAATGTATGATGTGGCGACGGTCACAACGATTTTCGTGCTTATGAGCTTGGTCTTCCTTAATAAAATAGAAAAAGAAAAGTTTAATGGGAATCGGAAAAATATTTACCAATTGACCATCGCTAAGGATGCCCCGGTCCATAAAGTATTAACTGTTTTTGAACAAATGAACCCGGAAATCAGGAAAATAGATATTGTTGCTTTGGATCAGACCCAGAAAAAAGTTGTCGTTGAACTGAATAAAGGACAAAGGTATAATCGATCCCTTCTTTTAGAGCGTCTGTCTTTGATGGATGGTGTAGAAGAATGCGGACATCAGTATTAA